The Chitinophagales bacterium genomic sequence ACAACGGGGATTGGTACGTATCACGTTACGACAGGACACACGACATATCAGTAGTAGGTATGTACGACCTGAACAAGCACTGGACCATATCGGCCATATGGGTGTATAATACAGGCAATGCTGTAACCTACCCTGCTGCCAAATATGAGCTGGATGGCGAGACCTACTTCTACTACTCAGACAGGAACGCTTCGCGCATGCCTGCCTACCATAGGTTAGACCTGGGGGCTACTTATACCAAAGTGACCAAACGTGGCAGGGAATCAAGCTGGGCCTTCTCTATCTATAACGCCTATAACAGGTATAACCCGTACTCAATAGAATTTCAACAGAACAAAACCAATCTGCAGCAAACACAGGCAGTGCAAACATCCTTGTTCGGCATAGTACCATCTATTACTTACAATTTCAAATTCTAAACAATGAAACAACTGAGATATATAGCTATTGCAGCACTTACAGGTATGACATTCGCATCGTGCACGAAGGTGATAGATGTGAACCTGGATAATACAGAACCAAAGATCGTGATAGAAGCCAACCTGGCAGACAATACAGGCCCCAATGTAGTAAAGGTCACGAGGACCATTGATATCGACAAGGACAATAATTTCCCGGGAGTGTCCGGTGCCATCGTGACCATGAAGGATGACGCAGGCTATGAAGAAGTATTAAAAGAGAAAGAAGCCGGGGTATACATTACCAACACTCCGGGTGTGCAAGGCAGAACCTATACACTTACCGTTATGATAGATGGAGAGACATACACTGCCATAAGCAAGATGCCGGTGAAAGTACCTTACGACTCACTGGGCCAGAAAGAAGTTATGACCTTTGACGGCCCCCAGTTGTTTCCTACTGTCTATTACCGAGACCCTGTGGGCACAGGTAATTACTACCGTGCTATCAGGTATGTGAACGGCATAGCTGACGGAGAGTTATATATTGAGTCTGATGAATTTATTGATGGTAAACACAGGGAAGCCGTTCTTTTCAACGGGCAGGAAAAAGAAGAACTGCAACCCGGTGACATAGTAACCGTTGAAATGCAATGCCTGGACCGACAAATGTATGAGTACCTTTTGGAACGTGAAGAAGCTGACGGCAGCTCTGAATCCGCAGCACCATCCAACCCAACCGGAAATATTTCCAATAAAGCCCTGGGATACTTCAGCGCGCATACCTCTGAGATAAAGGTGCTGGATCTGCAATAAAGGGAAACAAAGTAGATAAACAAGGTAAAGCCCGGTTCCTTCATGAAGGAACCGGGCTTTTTTATCGGATTGAAAGAAATTGTGTAATTTACCGTACTGAACGTTATGAAAAAGATACTAACAGGTGTTTTTGCACTTATGATCCTGGCAGGTTGTAAAAAAGGAACAACCATTACTTACCGTGTTATCAACCACAGCGGCGAACAGATAACATTTACCAGCTACTACGATTACAGCAGCAGGGGCAGCAGTTCTGCGATCGTCAACAATGGCGACACCCGGGATATCCTGATCATGGGCAAGGCCGACGGCAGTTTTGAATCTGATTACCAGGCCGGAGAATATATTGATTCCATAAAAGGCATATCCAACACCAATAAGATGGTGACCAAAGACCTGACCAAGGCCAGCAATTGGAGCAAAGTGACCACCAAAAAGCAAAGGTTGCACACCTTTACCGCTGAAATAAAGGCAGCAGACCTTAAATAGCAAAATATACTGTTACTTATATAAAACACTAAAAGGGCGGCATAGATATGCGCCCTTTTACCTTTATGCCTATACGGCACAAATAACTTATTGCAATAACAAAGTGTTATTTTTTCTTCTTGTCGCGTACGCGCTTAATACCATACGCAGCACCTGCTGCAGCCAGCACACTTAAGCCACCATCGAGAGGTATCTCGTTATAATCATCATCACAATTATCATCATCCTGGTCGTGGTTCTCATCATCATTCCAGTTTTTGACATCATTGTCAAAACCCGGACCTGTAGCAAAAACCATTACAGGTGATGTTAACATCAGAATCATTACTAACGGCTGTATCCATTTCAAATGTTTCATTATATACTCCTTATTTTTTGTTTATCTATTTATTGTTTCACGAGTTTTTCTACCATATGCGTATTATCGCTCTCGAGTTCTACCATATATACACCATCAGGCAGGTTGTATAATGGCACGACAACACTACCAACAGCTGCATTCACAGACTGTACGTAAACTACCCTGCCAGACATATCAGCTACTTTCACAACAGCGGTACCCTTCAGTTGATCAAAAGCAACTTTTACAGTTCCGTGCGCCGGATTTGGTATCAATTGCATACGACCAGATGCTGCGTTTTTGACAACTGACACGTCATCTGGAATGCCTTTCATATTGATCGAGAACCTGTCTGCACCGTAAGAATTTGTATCGGACGTAACATCAAACCAATATTCAAATCCTTCTTTCAGTTCTTCTGTCTTACCGGTGAACTTGTCATACAGATATAATTTCGTTCCTACCGGTATATTGAATTGAGGTACTTTCAAAGCGAAACTGTGGTCTGTCATACCCGGGTCCATGCCCAGCCTGATGACCTTATTATCTTCAAAGGGGCGTGTATCAATTGACAACAAGACATTGTCGTCTGACAAGGTATAGAAGTCCACATCGGGGTTGTGCAGTTTTACCATATCCAGCGAGTCTTCCACAGCCATGCCTGTACTGTCAAAAGACAGAGTCAGCCTGTCCCAGAAGGTCGTACTGTCTTCTATCTTCAACTCTACCATATAAGGGTCGTTTGCGGTATGTTTAAACAAAGCAGCAGGTGTAGCGCTTGTCTTATCCGACTCCTGGAAATTGACAAAGCCTTTTGATTTCCATGAGTATACTTTTGCCACAAAACCGGAATATGCAGGCAAGTAATAATTATAATAGAATGAGTAAGCAGAATACCCTCCTTTTGTACCCATATTCGGATCCCATACTACAAAGCTGGAATACAGGTCTGTACGGGTAAGCGTCCTCATATTCACAGGGGATGCATAGGGATTACCACATATTACAAACTCGGAGTTGTTGCCTTTATCCAAACCTATCAGCCTGTCACCCGTTATCAGGTCACCGGTCATGTCTATCGTTACAGAATCAGGAGTGTAGGCTGCACTTGTCAAACCTTGTCCTTTTG encodes the following:
- a CDS encoding DUF4249 domain-containing protein, with amino-acid sequence MKQLRYIAIAALTGMTFASCTKVIDVNLDNTEPKIVIEANLADNTGPNVVKVTRTIDIDKDNNFPGVSGAIVTMKDDAGYEEVLKEKEAGVYITNTPGVQGRTYTLTVMIDGETYTAISKMPVKVPYDSLGQKEVMTFDGPQLFPTVYYRDPVGTGNYYRAIRYVNGIADGELYIESDEFIDGKHREAVLFNGQEKEELQPGDIVTVEMQCLDRQMYEYLLEREEADGSSESAAPSNPTGNISNKALGYFSAHTSEIKVLDLQ